The DNA window CTCACCTCACCTGGTTAGCTCCACAGATAATTAGATCATTGAATTGAAGCAGCCGTTCTAAAACAAAAATACTGACATTCTTGTAAACTTGGATCCATTTGGAAGCGTTTTAGGGAATCAGCATTCCTGCACCTTGTTCAAATTCATCCTATATATATTTGTCTGAACCCGAATGAAGAAAAAACAATCCAACAAGAAAATGGACTGGGTTTAGTCTTTCACTCATAGGTGGCAAGGAGGAAGATGATGTTTTCTTTGTTGAACTCAAAAGGCAGATTTTGCAGTTAACAGCAGATGAAGAGGATGATGATGCACATTTTCAAGAAACCAAACGATCAAGTATCGTCAGTCACAGCTGCAGCCTGTGCTCACTCAGTTTTACCTGCATTGCAATCCAGAAGCTATTTCAGCTGGCCGGGTTGTTGGAACAGTTATACCGTTCCAACATGGCTTCTCAACTTACAGACAAGTAGCAGCGGAACAGGGGTGTTCATCCCCCAAATTGTCAGATCCAGAAATAATAGGCCTGGTAGGTGCTTAACTACTCACAAGTATCACAACTTCATAACGGCTTTCAATGCATTTCATTCATTAATAACTAATACTCTAACGTCCCCGGCAGGAAGGACGAAAAGACTTGGGAGAAGGGGGTGCAAGAGAAGGGACGGGTAGGCACGCATAACAATCGTCCCAGCCAGGTCAAATAACCAGTAATATCAATTGCTCATGGCAACATATTTAAAACATAATTTCTCTGCAACAATTTCTTTCCCTTGTCTAGTTAGGGCATAAAGGTGTACTGTATCAATTAGCCCTGAATttgggagaaagaaaaagagcgAAACTACTGGCATATTAGCAGAAAATTTAGTTCTTACACTTAAATTATGCTACAAAGCATCATCCCTATCTACTAAAGTTAGTATTGCATAGTAACAACTAATCAGGTTTACTAGCTTACACGATTCCCGTGAATAATAACCTTGTTATGTAAGCAAGGTGCATATAGTTACCTGGAACCATGGGCCAATTACAAGTGCAGTAACAAAAATCAAGTATGATTCCTAGTCTTAGCTTCAGCTTCATCAGTTGGAGGGAGAATTGGAGCTGTAACATTAGATTTTCACTCCCTTGGACGAGCTAACCACAATGAGCTGAGTGCCCTGAGACGCGAAGTGTAATCACAGATAACAAGAAGAGCACGAGCAGCCTGGCGTGTCGTCAATATCCGATGCATTTGTTGCAAAGTTTGATGCCTCAAAAGGTCAGCCTAATAAGAGAATTATATATAAGTTTCAAACCAAAAACTAGAAACTACTACGAGAGAAGTGTCAAGACTTGCAGTATCAACAATAGGGTCTATGTACAACTAAACCTATTAGTGAAATAAGTTCTATACCTGATGAATGAAGTTCTCTAATGTTGCAAGCTTGCCCATTGCAATTGCCATGTGACCCATGTAGTCAGCAACATTTCCGGTACCACTAGGTCCCAACGAAGCAGAAGAAAGAGTGTCTACTAGCGATTGTTGCAAAGCCTCCATTCCTTGAGATAATGCATCTTCAGCCTGCTGGGAGGACTGCCGTAGATTACAAATGCCCATTACCTGGTGATCTGTCAATGGTTCAAGGTGATTCCCAAGTATCTACACATCCAGAATGAAGGAGGAAGAATGTCACGTAATCAAAACACACACATCAATCAGGTAAACACCAGCTAACAAAAATAGCAATACAAAAGTCCCAAATTATCAGGCAGCCTATCACCTTTAGGAGTTCAGACGAACGGAACCCACCCAACCACATGAAACATCTCTCAGCAGGTGTCTTCCACATGCCAGAAAGCATGTGAAATACATCGGCCTTTGTCCCAATGCTCTTTAGCCTGAATATTTCATCATAATGTGACATTATGCTATCAACATGAGCACGCAATTCATCATCACCCATTTGAGAATTAACAGCGAATCTAAGTTCATTGATCAGCCGTTGATGTTCATCAACCCAGTGTGCATAATCCATGTCAAATGCTAGGGCCCCTGCAGTATAATGAAACAGAAAGAACAAACCCTATACATTATAAACACAACTAATAAATGCGGTGCGAATCAACCATCTCACAAGTGAATCAACCTATATGCCCCTCATTCTTGACTTAAGCGGAAAGTAAACATTTTTCACAACATAATGTTAACGTCCATTGATACTATTTTTAATCAGCCTAAACTTTTAGCCAATTTGCTTTGCATTTCACATACTTAAAATTATGTCTTACAAGGGGGTTAAAAGCATGGCAAGGTTGCTTTTCATTCCCCTTGAGCAAGGACATCTCAGATGATAAAATTGGAAGACATGGTCAACAACATTTTTTTGTTGTGAAGAAGTGAACAATCTCTGGTTCCAATTTATTTTCTGTGCCGATAAAGTAAACATTTTTACCATTGTGTACATTATGATCTGATTTAAGCAATTCACATAGAAACCCACACGAAGATATCTGgaattattttaatattcaGCATCTATCTCTTGTATAAATAGAGCATTCAAACTTCATCACAAAAATATTTGCGGCAAGatctaacaaaaatataatTGCTAGGACACAGCAAAAATAATATCACAAAATCCTTACCATTTCCAGCTTGTGAATTGCCATGATCCCCTGATAACCCATTTGGCAAAAACATACCCTGCAAAGAACCCCAGCACGTAAAATAATTTAAGCAAATACACCAACAGTGAactggcaaaaaaaaaaaaaaacccaacacaACCCTTGACAAAAAGTAAAACACAAGAACTGATATAGTCTCCACCTGCTGACGTGCTCGCTGAAGCTCTTGCTCTAATTGCATGAGCCTGACTCGACTGTTCTCGAGCTGCTGGACATAAGCCTATGCAAAACCAAAACCTATAAATGATCCAAATATGtttcatatattaatttaagAATGCACATTTTAAGAGATGGAGGACCAGAATTATGCTAATCCATGTTATGCACTAGTCAGCCCATATCTCATTTCAATCATAAGAGGATAATACTCTGGACTTGAAGAAGAAAGGCATGACTGGCCCATACAATCACACAATTAGAGAAAGACTAAGGACTTATTTTATCTTGAAAAAGATAATAAAGCACTGTGCTCCATAATTGCAGATGACTTAAAACctaaaatttatatttgaagAAATATTTTAGACTCAAGTTTGGCTGGAAATCTAGAATAGAATACTTAGAAATTGAACAAATGCTACCACTACTTCGCTCTATActtccagggaaaaaaaaactaaaataaatactttaaagtttaaattCACTGGGCACTTGCTTCAGAAACCTGGCGCTAACAATAGATTATCCCATTCTATAATGACGTAAAGATAATAGaattctctttgaaggaagaATTTGACAAACCCCGATTCAGTTATATGCCCACTAAGCTGAATAATGACAACAATCCTATCTTTTGTGGTGTGCTTGAACTGATGTTCGTTGACTTCCCTTGTTAGAGGATCTCTACAACACATGACAATAATAAAGAGTGATcctaagaaaatcaaaaccatgTCCATCATCATACGATAATTCACGTTTGCTGTAGTAGTCTTACAAGCAAATATGATAATAGATCATAATTAACGTCCACTACCTGTCCGACCCCCACCCCTGCCCCCTTCGACCAACTTAGGAAATTTCTGATTTTAACAACTAAAGATGAGAACTGTATAAGATTCCAGACGGCAGGGAAATCAAAATCGATATCAACAACCTCCATTAAAAATACAAACAGATATAAAGTATACCAGACACCTTACTTTCTTTCTAAGTCGGCTCTTCCTGGCAGCTTCTCGATTCTGAGCCAGTCTGCGAAGCATCTGTACAAGAGTAAATGCGAAAACCTTAAAGGTCGTAAAATGCAAAACTGTTTCTCCAACCACAACCTTTAAGAGAAGTATGATACTGACAACCTTCTGATCCCCAACTTTGGTGTTGGACTGATCCACAGAATCCACAACCACCAGGGATCCATGCTGAACTCCATGGTGCTACAGTTAGCAAGGAAGGCAAAGATCAAAATTGGAGGGGGAAAAAGATTCAGAACCTCAAGAATCCACATCATCCCCCATCATCAAGCCTCTGTCCCCAAATCCCACATATCAAAGACACTACTCATCATGGTCACACAACTTGAACAATTTACGAGACAGCATAACGTTATAGGAAAGCAAATGAAGACTCAGTTTAAAACAAATGTGCTAACAAGCCAAAATTATTATTACAGATGCAAACTGAGGATACTATAACTACCAATTCCACAATCTCCTCCCTTTACACCTTGTGAAGTAGTCATTAGTGCTTCAAATTATTATTAAAGCTTAATTTGTTGGAGAATCAAGCAACTACATCCCTTTTAAAAATATCTGTTCACATCACCAATATGCATGCATACAAAGCATATTAAAATCCACCTAGAGCAAGATATATGATCTCAATCAGGCTAGTTTAGATTCGATATCAAGCAATCAACTAAAAAAGCCCCATCACCATCAATCTGGAATATAAATTACGAACAAAGATTCCCATTCTACAGAGAACACGTAATAAAACAAACGATATATGCATCCCAAGAAAGATAGAGACACAAAGACCTGGGATTTTTCATCAGTATCAACATCTGTGGAAGTGTCAGTCTGCTGGCTGTTGTCTGCCATGCCTGAGTCTCCCCAGTTCTCAATATGCCCGTTTCCCAACGAAGCACCAAGTCCAGTCCCCTTCTGGTACATGAATTGCCCTGGGTCCAAATACCCTGCTCCTCTTGGACTTATCTCTGCAGACCCAATAATGCTCTGCATAAACAATGAACTTCTTAGGACTCAATCAATACCCAATAAAACACATATATCATTGTATCTAATACAAGTATAGATGTTTAGAGAGAGTTGGTAGGGAAGTGAACCGTATTCAAGGCAGCATAGTGAAAGTGATTGGGAACAACAGTGACATTACCGGATTTTAAACTGAACATGGAAcctaaatcaaatttaaaaagaTTGATAGTTAGAGAAACTGAATTTTAGTCCGGTAAATACAATatgcagagagagagaagaggataCTTGGACTTAAATCAACCGCATCGTCGTGACGGAAGGCAGAAGCTGATTGATCAAGCTCACCAAGATCCACAATACGATTCTGGTTGCGCACACCATCTTCTCCTCTGTTTTCAAACCACCAAAGAGACCATGAACAACATTATTCAATCaaagtacttttttttattctatgcATGTTATAGAAATCGCGTCAAAAGCACATTTGACACTCCTCTTCGATCAGAatcacaaacaaaataaaaacccaaaaagagaaaaggaggCACAAAGCAATACCGGAAAAAGAAGGAAGGCTGGCAATACATTGCGTGATGAGGAACAGTAGCATGAGTTGTTTTGAAGCTATGCATACGTCCTTTTCTGCATTTATAGATATAATTTCAGGGAGAGAAACGTTTCCTGGCTTCTCTTATTGAAGGAAATGTGAAGTAGGAAAATGAGTGGCAGGAATAGACTGTGTTTTCgaggagaaggagaagtggAGAAAATCTTTGGCATGATCTTGTAACGAAGAGGATAGCGAATCAGTACGGCTCCTTTTTACCCAAATTTAAGAAACAAAAATCGATAAAACGAAAACCCCATCAGGACCCCATCAGGACTTTTATTAATTATTGCGTCCTGACTTGGGATTTTAGTTTCCCAATAACCCTCCACGTAAAACCTCACAGTTCTCCTCCATTAGAGCGTCCACTTCACTTCGCTTGGGAGGCACTTCGATTTCTCGAATGCAACACACGCACCAAATGACGCACGTGGGTTCAATGGGTTCAACGATTCTCTcccctctgtctctctctctcacactctcTCTCACTCTGTGGCGTTGattcttgtttgtttctttctctAGACTAGACTGTCTCTCTGTTTCTCAGCTTTGGCTGATTCTGTGTTTGTACCATACACCTCGAGTTTTAAATATGGacaggaggagagagagagagagcgcttGGGGAAGAGTGTCTGCGCGGAAGATGATGTGATGGTGATGAAATGATAAAAGTGCAGATTGAAGAATCcacattttttgttgtttttgtgtttaattttgttttaatgaGAAAAACTAAACTATATTTAAAGCTTTGCTTGAAAGGGAGAACTGGTCCAGGCCTATATGGAAAGGAAGTATAGAGGGGACTAAGtagggattaaaaaaaaacaaccttcTGGGACGCTTTcgatttatattataatatttgtttatgaaatatttatatattcaaatattaATTTAGATTGAATTTCCAATGTACTTGATTGATCAAATttgaattgatttaaatctaGACAAATAAATAAGACAATCCCCTAATTTGAATTAGAGTTcagagaaaaaaatttatatttgaattcAGATTCtacatatattatttatattcaAATTTCGTTTGATTCGAATTGAACAAATTTGATCATCCTATAGGACTAATAAAGGCAGTTACATAGAAGGTCAAGTCTACTATGTAGCAGGTCGCAGAAAATTGATTTGTGTACCCGCCATGGTTGCTGTATTCCAAGTTTACAATTGATGCACACTGCCAATCGTACATCTGATGACGTGTCTCTTCTTCTCTGAGAGGACTCTGCCACTCCAACAGAAGATTGGCATTTTGGTGTTTCGCTGTGATGTCACATGTCCTTGTTGGTTTACGAACTGAGCCCCTACCCCTTTGAGATTTACAAACTCCACGAGGCCGGCACGTGAGATCTCTGAATAGGATTGGGTTAAGTATTTAGTTTACAAAAATTATTCATGGGTTAAGCTCTCTCTTACTCTGTATTGAACAGGAACAAAGAGAAAGTAGAATGTTCACATAGATAAAATCCAGACAACATCGCATCGCAGCCCAAAAATAAGGGCCATTTGGCTctgatatataatatattcacTTTCACAGATTCACCTTAACTTTTACAAGACTTTCTTTTATCAACAAAATCTATTTACAATTTTCCAGAGAGAGCAGAACAACAGTCTTAACTCTCACCAGCATCCAACATCCCCGCCTGGTAGAGAGCATGAACACTTGGATGAATAAATTAGAGACAAAAATGTATAACGTTATTGTTATGATAACAAAACGCA is part of the Tripterygium wilfordii isolate XIE 37 chromosome 7, ASM1340144v1, whole genome shotgun sequence genome and encodes:
- the LOC120001651 gene encoding transcription factor HBP-1b(c38) isoform X2; translated protein: MHSFKTTHATVPHHAMYCQPSFFFRGEDGVRNQNRIVDLGELDQSASAFRHDDAVDLSPSSMFSLKSGNVTVVPNHFHYAALNTSIIGSAEISPRGAGYLDPGQFMYQKGTGLGASLGNGHIENWGDSGMADNSQQTDTSTDVDTDEKSQHHGVQHGSLVVVDSVDQSNTKVGDQKMLRRLAQNREAARKSRLRKKAYVQQLENSRVRLMQLEQELQRARQQGMFLPNGLSGDHGNSQAGNGALAFDMDYAHWVDEHQRLINELRFAVNSQMGDDELRAHVDSIMSHYDEIFRLKSIGTKADVFHMLSGMWKTPAERCFMWLGGFRSSELLKILGNHLEPLTDHQVMGICNLRQSSQQAEDALSQGMEALQQSLVDTLSSASLGPSGTGNVADYMGHMAIAMGKLATLENFIHQADLLRHQTLQQMHRILTTRQAARALLVICDYTSRLRALSSLWLARPRE
- the LOC120001651 gene encoding transcription factor HBP-1b(c38) isoform X1 gives rise to the protein MHSFKTTHATVPHHAMYCQPSFFFRGEDGVRNQNRIVDLGELDQSASAFRHDDAVDLSPSSMFSLKSGNVTVVPNHFHYAALNTSIIGSAEISPRGAGYLDPGQFMYQKGTGLGASLGNGHIENWGDSGMADNSQQTDTSTDVDTDEKSQHHGVQHGSLVVVDSVDQSNTKVGDQKVMLRRLAQNREAARKSRLRKKAYVQQLENSRVRLMQLEQELQRARQQGMFLPNGLSGDHGNSQAGNGALAFDMDYAHWVDEHQRLINELRFAVNSQMGDDELRAHVDSIMSHYDEIFRLKSIGTKADVFHMLSGMWKTPAERCFMWLGGFRSSELLKILGNHLEPLTDHQVMGICNLRQSSQQAEDALSQGMEALQQSLVDTLSSASLGPSGTGNVADYMGHMAIAMGKLATLENFIHQADLLRHQTLQQMHRILTTRQAARALLVICDYTSRLRALSSLWLARPRE